In the Streptomyces sp. 3214.6 genome, CGCCGGGCTCCCGCGGTGCGTCGGCCTGACCGAACTGGCCGGCCTCGGCCATATGACGCCGGTCGAGGCGCCCGAGCTCGTCACGGCACGCATCCGCGAACTCGTCACCACGTACGCGCCGTACACCCCGAAGGCGCCGCACGCCACGCACACCCCGAACAGCACGACCACCACGCACACCCCGGACAGGCAGTTGAAGGAGGGCGCATGAGCGGCAGGGTGAGTCTCGAAGGGCAGGTCGCCGTCGTGACCGGGGCCGCGCGGGGCGTGGGCGAGTTGCTCGCCCGCAAGCTCTCCGCGCGCGGTGCGAAGGTCGCCCTGGTCGGCCTGGAGCCCGACGAACTCAAGCAGGTCGCCGAGCGGTTGCACGGCGACAGCGGGCACTGGTACGCCGACGTCACCGACCAGGAGGCGATGGCGCGGGTCGCGGCGGAGGTGAAGGAACGCTTCGGGAAGGTGGACATCGTCGTCGCCAACGCGGGTGTGGCGAGCGGCGGTCCGTTCGCCGACTCCGACCCGGAGGCCTGGCGCCGGGTCATCGAGGTCAACCTGATCGGCTCGGCGGTGACGGCCCGCGCCTTCCTGCCGGTGCTTGTGGAGAGCCGGGGCTATCTGCTGCAGATCGCCTCCCTCGCCGCGATCACCCCGGCCCCCATGATGACGGCGTACTGCGCATCGAAGTCGGGGGTGGAGGCGTACGCGCACTGTCTGCGTGCCGAGGTCGCCCACCGGGGTGTC is a window encoding:
- a CDS encoding SDR family oxidoreductase, whose product is MSGRVSLEGQVAVVTGAARGVGELLARKLSARGAKVALVGLEPDELKQVAERLHGDSGHWYADVTDQEAMARVAAEVKERFGKVDIVVANAGVASGGPFADSDPEAWRRVIEVNLIGSAVTARAFLPVLVESRGYLLQIASLAAITPAPMMTAYCASKSGVEAYAHCLRAEVAHRGVRVGVGYLSWTDTDMVRGADQEEVMRELRQRLPWPANRTYPLGPTVDRIVAGIERRSAHVYGQGWLRGMQGVRGYLPGLIGRVGGREMRRFAPRLQGMRTGLVGAGGSADEQARQARTTQRG